GGCCTGGAGGCCGCCGCGCTCGTCACGGACGCGGACCAGGCGGACGAGGCCGGCCGGGCGGCCGTCGCCGACCTCACCCGGGACGCGCCGGTGATCGTGGCCGGCCCGGACGGGACTCCCAGGTAGGAAAGACCGAGAGGGCGGCTCCCGAAGGAACCGCCCTCTCGTACGTGACGCACCGACCCGGCTGGTCGCCTCTCGGCGAGTGGTCGCTCGTGGCGACTAAAAGTGGAGCCCGGGGACACAGGTCCAGGTCGGTACGACTGGTCCAACGTACCTGCCCGCGGGGCCATTCCCGGTTGCCTCCAGGTAAGAACTGGCTCAGAGGACACGATCGGAGATCCGGCGCGTACTGGCAGGATGGCTGGATGAGCACTCCCCGTTCCGGCTTCGCCAGCCTCGTGGGCAGGCCCAACGCGGGCAAGTCGACCCTGACCAACGCGCTGGTCGGCGAGAAGATCGCGATCACCTCCAGCCGCCCGCAGACGACCCGGCACGCGGTGCGCGGCATCCTGACCCGTCCCGACGCCCAGCTCGTGCTGGTCGACACGCCCGGGCTGCACCGGCCCCGGACGCTGCTGGGCGAGCGGCTGAACGCGGTGGTCCGGGAGACCTGGTCCGGTGTCGACGTGATCGCGCTCTGCCTGCCCGCGGACGTCGCGGTCGGGCCGGGCGACCGGTTCATCGCCCGCGAACTGGCCAATCTCAAGACCAAGCCGGTGTTCGCGGTGGTGACCAAGACCGATCTGGTGCAGCCGCCGGCGGTGGCGGCCGCGCTGATGGCCGTCCAGCAGCTGGGGGAGCAGACGGGGCTGGAGTGGGCCGACATCGTGCCGGTCTCCGCGGTCTCCGCCTTCCAGGTCGAGCTGCTCGCGGACCTGTTGGTGGCCCGGCTGCCGGAGGGTCCGCCGCTCTACCCGGACAACGAGCTGACCGACGAGCCGACCGAGCTGCGGATCACCGAGCTGATCCGGGAGGCGGCGCTGGAAGGCGTCCGGGACGAGCTGCCGCACTCGCTCGCGGTCTCCATCGACGAGATGTCGGCCGCGGGCGACCTGACCGTCATCCACGCGACCGTGCACGTCGAGCGGGACAGCCAGAAGCCGATCGTGCTCGGCTCCGGCGGCTCCCGGCTGAAGACGGTCGGGACCGCGGCCCGCCGGGAGATCGAGGCCCTGCTCGGCGGGCGGGTCTACCTCGACCTGCACGTGAACGTGCTCAAGGACTGGCAGCGCGACCCGAGGCAGCTGCGCCGCCTCGGTTTCTAGGCCGTGTCTCACAACCACCTGGCGGCGCGGATCGACGCTCAGACGACGACCGGCCGCGACCGATACAACCCCGGTATCGGCCGGCCCCTCCGCCTTGCCGGACGCCGCCTGACCGCCGCCCGCATCCACCGCCGGTCGCGAGACACGGCCTGATGCTCGGCCCGTACCGGGAGGTCCTGCGGGTTCCCGGAGCGCCGGCGTTCGCGGCGGCCGGGCTGGTCGCCCGGTTCCCGCTGTCCATGCAGACCCTCGGCACGGTCCTGCTCGTCGCCGACTCCACCGGGTCGTACGCGCTGGCGGGGGCGGTGTCGGCGACGCTGGCGCTGGCCCAGGCGCTGCTCGGCCCGGTGCTGGGCCGGCTGGTCGACCGGCACGGGCAGGCGCGGGTGCTGCTGCCCGCGCTCGCGCTGCACACCGCCGGCGCCGGCGCGCTGGTCGCGGTCTCGCTGACCGGCGCCCCGGACTGGACGCTGTTCCCGGCCGCGGCGCTCTGGGGCGGCAGCTTCGCCCAGGCCGGCTCGCTGGTCCGGGCCCGCTGGGCGTACGCGCTGGGCGGGTCGCCGCTGCTGCCGACCGCGTTCTCGCTGGAGTCCGTGCTGGACGAGGTCGTGTTCGTGGTCGGGCCGGTGCTGGTCACCACGCTGGCGACCCAGGTCGTCCCGGTGGCCGGGGTGTGCGCGGCCTGGGCGTTGGCGGCGGTCGGGTCGCTCACGCTGGCCGGGCTGCGCCGGACCGAGCCGCCGCCGCACCCGGTGACCGGGCGGGGGCGGTCGGCGCTGCGGCTGGCCGGGCTGCGGGTGATGATCGCGGTCGGGCTGGCGATGGGCGGCATCTTCGGCTCGGTCGAGGTGGCCACGGTGGCGTTCACCGACGAGCACGGTCGGCCGGCGGCCGCGGGCATCGTGCTGGCGCTGCTGGCCGGCGGCAGCCTGCTGTCCGGGCTGGGCTACGGGACGGTGAACTGGCGTACGCCGCCCGCGCGCCGGTTCGTGTTCGGGGTCGTGCTGCTGGCCGCGGTGACCGTGCCGCTGATGTTCGCCCCGGACGTGCCGCTGCTGGCCGTGCTGGTGTTCCTGGCCGGGTTCGCGATCTCGCCCGCGCTGATCGCCGGGTTCGCGCTGCTGGAGAGGCTGGTGCCGGCCGGGGCCCGGACCGAGGGGCTGACCTGGTTCAGCACCGGGCTCGGGGCGGGGATCGCGCTCTCGGCCACCGTGACCGGCCAGGTCGTCGACGCCGCCGGGGGCCGGGCCGCGTACGGCGTGACGGTCGCCGCCGGGGCCCTGGCCGCCCTGCTCGTGCTGGCCTTCGCCCGCAAGCTCACCCCAGCCGGGCCGTGAGCGCCGCGACGTCGGCCTGCCAGCCGTGGATCTCGATCCAGGGGTGGAAGCCGAGCCGGTCGTTGATCGCGAGCATGTAGCGGTTGGTGGCCGCGTTGCCGGTGATCACCTCGGTGACGTCCGGGCGCTCGGCCCGCAGCCGCAGCAGCATGTCGCTCTTGATCCACAGTCCGAGCCCGCTGCCGCGGTGGGCCGGCACCACGGCCGTGTCCTCCTGATCGGCCCGGTACGACCGGCGGCCGAGGATCTCGGTGAACGCGGCGACCGCACCGGTCTCCTCGTGCACCGCGACGACCACCCGGGACTCGCCGAGCACGGCCAGCATCTCCTCGTCGGCGCGGATGCTCTCGGGCGTGTAGAGGAAGTCCCCGAAGTCGGCGTCGTCGCGCGGGGCGTCGTTCATCGCGCTCTTCGCCGCCGCGTACCCGGCGATCAGCTCGTCCGGCGCTGAGCCGGTCCAGGCCTCGATCCGGTAGCCGGGGTGTTTCGCGGCGGCGGTCACCTCCAGGTCGGCCCAGTCCACGTCGGACAGGCGCAGCAGCGACAACCGATCGGTCTGGACGAGGCGGAACCCGAACGCGGTCGCGAAGCCGTCGCCGGGGCCACCGGCGTCGAACTCGGTCAGCAGCACCGGCCGGCCGAGCTCGGCCATCACGCCGACCACGTCGCGCAGCAGCGCGGTGCCGGCCCCGCGCCGGCGGTGATCGGGGTGCACCCGCAGGCCGAGCAGGCCCATGTGCAGGTTGTCAGCCAGCGACAGCCAGAGCACGGCCCCGCCGAGGACGTCGTCGCCCGCCCGGGCCAGGAAGTGCGGCCGGCTCCGGTCGGGACGGGAGTTGCGGATCGTGGTGGCGGTGTCGGCCAGCAGCAGCGGCGGGTCCGCGGGGCGGTCGACCGCGGCGGCGCCCGACTTCACCGCGAACATGGCGGCGATGTCCGCCTCCGTGGCGGTCTCATGGTCGAACCGGCTGATCCGCATGGTTGACACGCACTCACTGTCCCGGATCGTGCCAACCGGATTTCGTCGGCGAGCGGTGCGAGACTGGTGGCGTGGCGCTGTACCGGGACGAGGCGGTGGTCCTGCGGGTACAGAAGCTCGGCGAGGCCGACCGGATCGTCACGCTGCTGACCAGGCGTACCGGGCGGGTCCGGGCGGTCGGCAAGGGCGTGCGGCGGACCACGTCCCGGTTCGGGGCCCGGCTGGAGCCGTTCAGCCACGTCGACCTGCAGCTCTACACCGGCCGGTCGCTGGACATCGTCACCCAGGCCGAGTCCCTCGGTGCGTACGGCAAGGAGATCGTCGGCGACTACGGCCGCTACACCACCGGGACCGCGATCCTGGAGACCGCGGAGCGGCTCACCGCCGAGGAGCGGGAGCCGGCCCTGCGGCTCTACCTGCTCGTCGTCGGCGCGCTGCGCGGGATCGCCGCCGGTGCGCACGACCCGTCGCTGGTGCTGGACGCGTTCCTGGTCCGGGCCATGTCGTCCGCGGGCTGGGAGCCGGCGCTGGCCGAGTGCGCCCGCTGCGGCGCGCCCGGGCCGCACCGCGCGTTCTCGGTGCCGGCCGGCGGTGCGGTCTGCGCCGAGTGCCGGCCGGCGGGTTCGTCCACCCCGGAGGCCGAGTCGGTCGCGCTGATGGTCGCGTTGCTGACCGGCGACTGGGGCACCGCCGAGGCCAGCGGACCGGCCGCCCGCCGGGAGGCCAGCGGCCTGGTCGCCGCCCACCTCCAGTGGCACCTCGAACGCGGCCTGCGCTCCCTCCCGCTGGTCGAGCGCGTGAAACCCACGTGATGTCACCCTGCATCATGGACTATCGTGTGCTACATGCCTACGGTGACCGACGTGGATGACGTCGGAGTGCGCGAGCTGCGCCAGAACCTGAGCGTCTACCTGCGCCGGATCGCGCAGGGCGAGACGCTCCGGGTGACCGAACACGGTCACCCCGTAGCCCTCCTGACCCCCATCCCTCAGACCAGCA
This genomic window from Mycobacteriales bacterium contains:
- the era gene encoding GTPase Era, with translation MSTPRSGFASLVGRPNAGKSTLTNALVGEKIAITSSRPQTTRHAVRGILTRPDAQLVLVDTPGLHRPRTLLGERLNAVVRETWSGVDVIALCLPADVAVGPGDRFIARELANLKTKPVFAVVTKTDLVQPPAVAAALMAVQQLGEQTGLEWADIVPVSAVSAFQVELLADLLVARLPEGPPLYPDNELTDEPTELRITELIREAALEGVRDELPHSLAVSIDEMSAAGDLTVIHATVHVERDSQKPIVLGSGGSRLKTVGTAARREIEALLGGRVYLDLHVNVLKDWQRDPRQLRRLGF
- a CDS encoding MFS transporter — its product is MLGPYREVLRVPGAPAFAAAGLVARFPLSMQTLGTVLLVADSTGSYALAGAVSATLALAQALLGPVLGRLVDRHGQARVLLPALALHTAGAGALVAVSLTGAPDWTLFPAAALWGGSFAQAGSLVRARWAYALGGSPLLPTAFSLESVLDEVVFVVGPVLVTTLATQVVPVAGVCAAWALAAVGSLTLAGLRRTEPPPHPVTGRGRSALRLAGLRVMIAVGLAMGGIFGSVEVATVAFTDEHGRPAAAGIVLALLAGGSLLSGLGYGTVNWRTPPARRFVFGVVLLAAVTVPLMFAPDVPLLAVLVFLAGFAISPALIAGFALLERLVPAGARTEGLTWFSTGLGAGIALSATVTGQVVDAAGGRAAYGVTVAAGALAALLVLAFARKLTPAGP
- a CDS encoding GNAT family N-acetyltransferase: MRISRFDHETATEADIAAMFAVKSGAAAVDRPADPPLLLADTATTIRNSRPDRSRPHFLARAGDDVLGGAVLWLSLADNLHMGLLGLRVHPDHRRRGAGTALLRDVVGVMAELGRPVLLTEFDAGGPGDGFATAFGFRLVQTDRLSLLRLSDVDWADLEVTAAAKHPGYRIEAWTGSAPDELIAGYAAAKSAMNDAPRDDADFGDFLYTPESIRADEEMLAVLGESRVVVAVHEETGAVAAFTEILGRRSYRADQEDTAVVPAHRGSGLGLWIKSDMLLRLRAERPDVTEVITGNAATNRYMLAINDRLGFHPWIEIHGWQADVAALTARLG
- the recO gene encoding DNA repair protein RecO encodes the protein MALYRDEAVVLRVQKLGEADRIVTLLTRRTGRVRAVGKGVRRTTSRFGARLEPFSHVDLQLYTGRSLDIVTQAESLGAYGKEIVGDYGRYTTGTAILETAERLTAEEREPALRLYLLVVGALRGIAAGAHDPSLVLDAFLVRAMSSAGWEPALAECARCGAPGPHRAFSVPAGGAVCAECRPAGSSTPEAESVALMVALLTGDWGTAEASGPAARREASGLVAAHLQWHLERGLRSLPLVERVKPT